CGTGCAGGGTCTCGCGGTATCGCTCCGTCCAGGCCTTGATGTTCAGCCGGGAGGCGTCGATGCGAAGCCACAGGTCGTAGCCTGTGATACAGCGTCTCCCCTCGACGACCCCCGTTTGGATGTCCAGGGTGCCATCGAGGGCCAGCTGAACGCGCACCCTTTTTTCCCCGTAGCCCTCGCCCTCGATCATCCAGCGACCGGCGATGTCGTAGGACACCGGCTCCGCCGCCGCCGGAAGGACGGCGCAGCAAAGCGACAAAAGCGCCGCCAGGAGGAGCATCCCATAACGATTGTTGTTCCACATATCAAAAACCTCCGTTTCAAACGGCCAGGCCCAGCAAGCAGAGCCCCCGGGCGCACCGCGGACGCGGAAGGCCGTCAACTTTCCAACACGACCTCCGTCTCGAAGACGGGAGCATGGTCGATCGTACTGCGCACCGTGCAGTCTGCTTCGCTCTCCTCCACGACGGCCCGAACCTGCTCAAGGGACGCCCCGGTCCTCATGAAGACCTTTGTTCTGACAGTATCGAGAGCGGAGCGGCCGGTACCCGGGGAACGCACCCCCTCGATCTCGATCCGCAGATCCTCGTAAGCCAGCCCCTTCTCCTCCATCGTCGCCCGGATGGTCATCCCAAGGCATCCCGCTATCCCCGCAAGAAGCAGGTCCACGGGGCAGAACCCGACCACCGGCAGAGAATCGGACTTCATCGTCCGGCTCATCAGCAGCCTGTGCCGCCCCACCGTGTACTCGAAGGAGTAGGCGTCGCGCTCCTCCGCCCTCAGCTT
This region of uncultured Fretibacterium sp. genomic DNA includes:
- a CDS encoding OsmC family protein, which translates into the protein MADVGKTFKLRAEERDAYSFEYTVGRHRLLMSRTMKSDSLPVVGFCPVDLLLAGIAGCLGMTIRATMEEKGLAYEDLRIEIEGVRSPGTGRSALDTVRTKVFMRTGASLEQVRAVVEESEADCTVRSTIDHAPVFETEVVLES